The proteins below are encoded in one region of Desulfosalsimonas propionicica:
- a CDS encoding Slp family lipoprotein: MRLKYFFISLCVLIMMGAWGCGPRVPRDIVQKVTWEGDFRTLQVDTDQYIDEYVIFGGRIISTDNQRDNSEITVLQFPLDSSKRPQMAKESNGRFLIRSDSFLDPEIYAPGKRVTAAGRLIGAETRLIGDYEYAHPIIKGDLWVWEPRENSFPRFHFGLGIGKTF, encoded by the coding sequence GTGCGATTGAAATATTTTTTTATTTCACTGTGTGTGTTGATCATGATGGGTGCCTGGGGGTGCGGGCCCAGGGTTCCCAGGGATATTGTGCAAAAGGTTACATGGGAGGGTGATTTCAGAACGCTTCAGGTTGACACGGATCAATATATTGATGAATATGTGATATTCGGCGGCAGAATTATCAGTACGGATAACCAGCGGGACAATTCTGAAATAACTGTTTTGCAGTTTCCCCTGGATTCCTCAAAGCGCCCGCAGATGGCAAAGGAATCAAACGGCCGGTTTCTGATTCGATCGGATTCCTTTCTTGATCCGGAAATATATGCGCCGGGAAAACGGGTCACGGCTGCAGGTCGTCTCATTGGTGCTGAAACGCGTTTGATCGGTGATTATGAATACGCGCATCCAATTATCAAGGGGGATTTGTGGGTATGGGAGCCCCGGGAAAACAGTTTTCCGCGTTTCCACTTCGGCTTGGGAATCGGCAAAACATTTTAG
- a CDS encoding thioesterase family protein: MHLFDTDISVAANPQDGFQARVSDNWSINGNPNGGYLLAILTSAMTGSSDKAATPILTVNYMSKTVPGPAEIAVETMNRSRQFTRIQARIIQSGTETARAFGTFAVTPDECEIRRYETGPPEPAPPERCIQIPAMPGYTVYEHMEVRLDPCCAGWMENRLSERSEQKGWLRFKDTRPFDIFAVALAADAFPPAVLASQGMVAWVPTLELSVSIRNTAETQWLKCRFSTRFINCGLLEEDGEIWDENNELIAVSRQIAQFRNLSP, from the coding sequence ATGCATCTTTTTGATACAGACATTTCAGTTGCCGCAAACCCGCAGGATGGTTTTCAGGCTAGGGTTTCAGATAACTGGTCAATCAACGGCAACCCCAACGGGGGATATCTGCTGGCCATCTTGACCAGTGCCATGACCGGCTCCAGTGACAAAGCGGCAACCCCGATCCTTACGGTCAACTATATGTCAAAAACGGTTCCGGGCCCGGCAGAAATTGCCGTTGAAACAATGAACCGCTCCAGGCAGTTTACCCGCATCCAGGCCCGGATCATCCAATCGGGAACCGAAACCGCCCGGGCCTTTGGCACTTTTGCCGTGACCCCGGACGAATGCGAAATCCGGCGATACGAGACCGGTCCACCGGAACCCGCCCCGCCGGAGCGCTGCATACAGATTCCCGCAATGCCCGGATACACTGTTTACGAGCACATGGAAGTCCGCCTGGATCCCTGCTGTGCCGGATGGATGGAAAACCGGCTTTCAGAACGCTCAGAGCAAAAGGGCTGGCTGCGATTTAAGGACACACGCCCGTTTGACATTTTTGCAGTCGCTCTGGCAGCAGACGCCTTTCCTCCGGCTGTGCTGGCCAGCCAGGGCATGGTGGCATGGGTGCCCACCCTTGAATTGAGTGTCAGCATCCGCAATACGGCCGAGACCCAATGGCTCAAATGCCGGTTTTCCACCCGGTTTATCAATTGCGGCCTGCTTGAGGAAGACGGCGAGATCTGGGATGAAAACAATGAACTCATCGCCGTATCCCGCCAGATCGCCCAGTTCAGAAACCTGTCCCCTTAG
- a CDS encoding cupin domain-containing protein — MENHQKDNIFSLLPRKNDQEAVEPIVAHDHVVIERIVSRGHCSPETGWYDQKTNEWVIVLAGRATIFFESGQEVRLEKGDYVNISARTRHKVTWTDPGVETIWIAVHYG, encoded by the coding sequence ATGGAGAATCACCAAAAGGACAACATTTTTTCACTGCTTCCCCGAAAAAATGACCAGGAAGCCGTTGAGCCGATTGTTGCCCATGATCATGTGGTTATTGAACGGATTGTTTCCAGGGGGCATTGTTCCCCGGAAACGGGATGGTATGATCAAAAAACCAATGAATGGGTCATTGTCCTGGCGGGCAGGGCAACCATTTTTTTTGAAAGCGGGCAGGAAGTCCGGCTTGAAAAGGGCGATTATGTCAATATTTCAGCCCGCACCCGGCATAAGGTGACCTGGACGGATCCGGGTGTTGAAACCATCTGGATAGCTGTCCACTACGGGTAA
- a CDS encoding cyclic nucleotide-binding domain-containing protein: protein MIEMEDLKRINLLKPLDDEKLKRLQDVTSLESVRKGEFFYHSEDPADKLYAILSGRVGLAVAKSAKGKQSHQHTWVVELGPANSFGVSAAIFTPERTHMTCAKALSEVKALSWKSNELQSLFEQDFEMGYWFMSELARAIKDRLKVKNIQYLDIYR, encoded by the coding sequence ATGATTGAGATGGAAGACCTGAAACGGATCAACCTGCTTAAGCCTCTGGATGATGAAAAACTCAAACGACTGCAGGATGTGACATCTTTGGAAAGCGTGCGTAAGGGAGAATTTTTTTACCACTCTGAAGATCCTGCAGATAAACTCTATGCCATATTGTCGGGCCGGGTGGGCCTGGCTGTTGCCAAAAGCGCAAAGGGCAAACAGTCCCATCAGCATACCTGGGTGGTTGAACTCGGCCCTGCCAACTCCTTCGGGGTTTCAGCGGCCATTTTTACCCCGGAAAGAACGCACATGACCTGTGCCAAGGCCTTAAGCGAAGTCAAAGCTTTGTCATGGAAAAGCAATGAGTTACAAAGTCTCTTTGAACAGGATTTTGAAATGGGCTATTGGTTTATGTCGGAACTCGCCCGGGCCATCAAAGACCGTCTCAAGGTGAAAAATATCCAATATCTGGATATTTACCGGTAA
- a CDS encoding response regulator, which translates to MTSDAHRKTVLIVDDDRDIRLFVSGLMKSSGYRTLSAQDCQHGLDKARTEQPDCIILNCIMGDEDGMSFYKILRTQIDLKHIPVVMVSPVSREVIGQHWVLRHGSVAGPEAYVQSPPEAGSLVHAVGELIGQQHTRHPEKEK; encoded by the coding sequence ATGACTTCTGATGCACACCGCAAAACCGTTCTCATTGTCGATGATGACCGCGATATCCGCCTGTTTGTCTCCGGTCTGATGAAAAGCTCCGGATACCGGACCCTTAGCGCACAGGACTGTCAGCACGGCCTGGACAAGGCCCGCACCGAACAGCCCGATTGCATCATTTTAAACTGCATCATGGGAGACGAAGACGGCATGTCGTTTTACAAAATCTTAAGAACCCAAATCGATTTAAAACATATACCGGTTGTAATGGTCTCACCGGTGTCCAGGGAAGTCATCGGTCAGCACTGGGTGCTGCGCCACGGATCGGTGGCCGGGCCGGAAGCTTATGTGCAGTCCCCGCCGGAAGCCGGAAGCCTGGTGCACGCGGTGGGTGAACTTATCGGCCAGCAGCACACAAGGCATCCGGAGAAAGAAAAATAA
- a CDS encoding ATP-binding response regulator, translating into MPENQPWKILFIDDEPSIRRVTGIALEDAGYRVQTAENGEMGLAACRQFSPHIVITDIRMPGMDGIALLEAVKTEFPETEVIVVTAYGEMDVAIRALQLDASDFITKPVHDDALHVAIQRAIRRYNDKKQLADYTHFLEEGWNQTTRELMEAFHFEKSLIESSMDGIVGCDAKETIITYNTSMESMLGYTKSEVIRSKTLSGLFRPKHYQQIKSDMAGNGFGGENGLFVYETTLLTKSGNQLPVQVSAATILLEAGPAGLVLFFRDLREIRRLEREMEDQAKILHQDKMMSLGRLAASVVHEINNPLFGILNYVRLMIRVLTRKQLDDQSRQRFSSYLSIVESETDRCCRIVSNLLTFSRKSPAEFIPVSVQALIDRCVLLSQHKLTLSNIEFDYQTAENIPQIHGDINQLQQCLINLIFNAIDAMPEGGRLEIKAGYDAADRRVTISVADTGTGISEADLPRIYEPFYTTKQEGHGVGLGLSTVYGIMAAHSGTVEVRSLPGKGTTFYLHLPAG; encoded by the coding sequence ATGCCGGAAAACCAACCCTGGAAAATTTTGTTCATTGACGATGAACCCAGCATTCGCAGGGTCACGGGCATCGCCCTGGAGGATGCGGGCTACCGGGTTCAAACCGCTGAGAACGGAGAAATGGGGCTGGCTGCATGCCGGCAGTTTAGCCCGCACATTGTCATCACTGATATTCGGATGCCGGGAATGGACGGCATCGCTTTGCTCGAAGCGGTCAAAACTGAATTTCCCGAAACCGAGGTCATCGTGGTCACCGCCTACGGGGAAATGGACGTGGCCATCCGGGCGCTTCAGCTTGATGCCTCGGATTTTATCACCAAGCCGGTCCACGATGATGCCCTTCACGTTGCCATACAGCGGGCCATCCGGCGATATAACGACAAAAAGCAGCTGGCCGACTACACGCATTTTTTGGAGGAAGGCTGGAACCAGACAACCCGGGAACTCATGGAGGCCTTTCATTTTGAAAAAAGTCTGATTGAAAGTTCCATGGACGGAATCGTGGGCTGTGATGCCAAAGAAACCATCATCACCTACAATACTAGCATGGAATCCATGCTCGGCTACACAAAAAGCGAGGTGATCCGCAGTAAAACCCTTTCCGGACTTTTTCGGCCAAAGCATTACCAGCAGATTAAGTCTGACATGGCCGGCAATGGATTCGGCGGGGAAAACGGGCTGTTTGTCTATGAGACCACGCTTCTCACCAAATCCGGCAATCAACTGCCGGTCCAGGTATCGGCTGCCACCATTCTCCTTGAGGCCGGGCCGGCCGGGCTGGTGCTGTTTTTCCGGGATCTGCGGGAAATCCGGCGCCTGGAGCGCGAAATGGAGGACCAGGCCAAAATCCTGCACCAGGACAAGATGATGTCTTTGGGACGTCTGGCGGCCAGCGTGGTGCACGAGATCAACAACCCGCTTTTTGGCATCCTCAACTACGTGCGCCTGATGATCCGGGTTTTGACCAGAAAGCAACTCGATGACCAGAGCCGGCAGCGGTTTTCTTCCTACCTGTCCATCGTGGAAAGTGAAACCGACCGGTGCTGCCGCATCGTATCCAATCTGCTGACCTTTTCCAGAAAGTCCCCGGCCGAGTTCATCCCGGTTTCCGTGCAGGCCCTGATTGACCGCTGCGTTCTGCTCAGTCAGCATAAACTGACCCTTTCCAATATCGAGTTTGATTATCAAACCGCAGAAAACATACCGCAGATACACGGCGATATCAATCAGCTGCAGCAATGCCTGATCAACTTGATTTTCAACGCGATTGATGCCATGCCCGAGGGCGGCCGCCTGGAGATCAAGGCTGGATATGATGCCGCAGACCGCCGGGTGACCATTTCCGTTGCAGACACCGGCACAGGGATTTCCGAGGCTGATTTGCCCCGTATCTACGAACCATTTTACACCACCAAACAGGAAGGCCACGGGGTGGGGCTCGGGCTTTCCACGGTTTACGGCATTATGGCCGCCCACAGCGGCACCGTTGAGGTCCGCTCCCTCCCGGGCAAAGGGACCACGTTCTATCTGCATCTGCCTGCCGGATGA
- a CDS encoding Coenzyme F420 hydrogenase/dehydrogenase, beta subunit C-terminal domain encodes MSRTADINIGNSQIAGAIGEFLKKVLESDEVAAVLVPHCPAEKDMILPRLITDPAHLQGAEPVSPAFALNAARMVSRLTRQSAGGTIAAVLRPCEIRAFVELVKLNQGSTENLIIIGTDCPGALQNADFFDLAEKHGNNAAAHFVETAFSDGQASAQDPKIAPACRACTQPTPEGADLAIGLFGLQPGPKIQVYAQTPRGEAMFEKLDLEEGKADEKRQTAAQDLIARRSKARQEMIAQTHAATDNMKKLADYFSRCVNCYNCRTACPVCYCRECVFATDVFDHEPVQYMKWAGRRGSVKMPTDTLFFHLTRMAHISTACVSCGQCANACPNGIPLAELFISVAEQTQSAFGYQAGKNLDEQPPLAVFQENEFQEVVGIENGS; translated from the coding sequence ATGTCCCGCACCGCAGATATCAATATCGGAAACAGCCAAATTGCCGGCGCAATCGGTGAATTTTTGAAAAAAGTGCTGGAAAGCGACGAAGTCGCTGCTGTCCTGGTACCGCATTGCCCGGCGGAAAAAGACATGATTTTACCCAGGCTCATCACCGACCCGGCGCATCTGCAGGGCGCAGAGCCCGTGTCCCCGGCATTTGCCTTGAATGCCGCCCGCATGGTTTCCCGGCTGACCCGGCAATCCGCGGGCGGCACCATTGCAGCAGTTCTGCGGCCCTGCGAAATCCGGGCATTTGTCGAACTGGTCAAGCTCAACCAGGGCAGCACCGAAAACCTGATCATAATCGGCACGGATTGCCCGGGCGCCCTGCAAAATGCGGATTTTTTCGACCTTGCGGAAAAACATGGAAACAACGCAGCAGCCCATTTCGTGGAAACTGCATTTTCCGATGGCCAGGCATCAGCCCAAGATCCTAAGATAGCACCGGCCTGCCGCGCATGCACCCAGCCCACCCCGGAAGGCGCGGACCTGGCCATCGGGCTGTTCGGGCTGCAGCCGGGCCCGAAAATCCAGGTATACGCACAGACACCGCGGGGAGAGGCCATGTTCGAAAAGCTGGACCTGGAAGAGGGGAAGGCGGATGAAAAACGTCAAACCGCAGCCCAGGACCTGATTGCCCGCCGCAGCAAGGCCCGGCAGGAAATGATCGCACAGACCCACGCGGCCACAGACAACATGAAAAAGCTGGCGGACTATTTTTCCCGGTGTGTCAACTGCTACAATTGCCGTACGGCCTGCCCTGTCTGTTATTGCCGGGAATGTGTTTTTGCCACCGATGTTTTTGACCACGAGCCGGTACAGTACATGAAATGGGCCGGCCGCCGGGGATCGGTGAAAATGCCAACGGATACGCTGTTTTTTCATCTCACCCGCATGGCCCATATCAGCACGGCGTGCGTGAGCTGCGGCCAGTGTGCAAACGCCTGTCCAAACGGCATTCCCCTGGCCGAACTGTTCATATCGGTTGCCGAACAGACCCAGTCTGCATTCGGTTATCAGGCCGGAAAAAATCTTGACGAACAACCACCCCTGGCAGTGTTCCAGGAGAATGAATTCCAGGAAGTCGTGGGGATCGAAAATGGAAGCTGA
- a CDS encoding Slp family lipoprotein, which yields MKTNSLHLRKTTWLLCCILLAVFFSGCSVISRDVRTSAATGVNFASLKQNPGAHMDKTVILGGYILETRNLADQTRLIILQAPLDFVDEPKSKDLSRGRFILIHEGFLDPEIYEKDRKITVAGRVAGSEKTRISEHDYTLPVIRAVEIYLWQKSRQRRDLYYHDPFYDPFYDPFYPWYGPRLRYWPHPYYYR from the coding sequence ATGAAAACAAATTCTCTGCATTTACGCAAAACCACATGGCTTTTGTGCTGCATCCTTCTGGCGGTGTTTTTTTCCGGGTGCTCGGTGATCTCCAGAGATGTTCGCACCAGTGCCGCAACCGGCGTAAACTTTGCGTCTCTGAAACAAAATCCGGGCGCACATATGGACAAAACCGTGATTCTGGGCGGCTATATCCTGGAAACCCGCAACCTGGCCGATCAAACCCGGCTCATCATACTTCAGGCGCCTCTGGATTTCGTTGATGAGCCCAAATCCAAAGACTTGTCCCGCGGCCGTTTTATACTCATTCATGAGGGCTTTCTGGATCCTGAAATTTATGAAAAGGACCGGAAGATCACCGTGGCCGGCCGGGTTGCAGGGTCAGAAAAAACCCGGATCAGCGAGCATGACTACACCCTGCCCGTGATCCGCGCGGTTGAGATTTATCTTTGGCAAAAATCCCGGCAGCGGCGGGATCTCTATTACCATGACCCGTTTTACGACCCGTTCTATGACCCGTTTTACCCCTGGTACGGCCCGCGGTTGCGTTACTGGCCTCATCCCTACTATTATCGGTAG
- a CDS encoding hydrogenase iron-sulfur subunit, whose protein sequence is MEEKFDPVIVAFVCNWCTYTAADLAGTSRLGYPKNIRLIRVMCTGMVDTQYIIKAFLEGVDGVLVSGCHPGDCHYINGNFKARRRMKLLKTILPQFGIEENRLRLTWIGASDGIEFAETMQRLVGQIRELGPNPARAQQII, encoded by the coding sequence ATGGAAGAGAAATTTGATCCCGTAATTGTTGCGTTTGTCTGCAACTGGTGCACCTACACGGCAGCCGACCTGGCCGGGACCTCCCGGCTGGGATATCCCAAAAATATCCGGCTCATCCGGGTGATGTGTACCGGCATGGTCGATACCCAGTACATTATCAAGGCCTTTCTGGAGGGCGTGGACGGCGTGCTGGTCTCAGGCTGCCATCCCGGGGACTGCCATTACATCAACGGCAACTTCAAGGCCCGGCGCCGGATGAAATTGTTGAAAACCATCCTGCCGCAGTTTGGCATCGAGGAAAATCGTCTCCGGCTGACCTGGATCGGGGCCAGCGACGGCATTGAATTTGCCGAAACAATGCAGCGGCTGGTCGGTCAGATCAGGGAACTCGGGCCGAATCCGGCCCGCGCACAGCAGATCATTTAA
- a CDS encoding FAD-dependent oxidoreductase produces MTQAIVPQISAAPRIGFYICHCGINIAYKVRVQEVAAWMANQANVVISRDYKFMCSDPGQEMIETDIRDYGLNRVVVASCSPRLHEKTFQSVCSKAGINPYLFQMASVREQVSWVTADEDEATQKAKTLAAAAVNRVRFHRPLQTREVGVHPDTLVVGGGIAGMQAALDIAAGGKKVYLVEKDTTIGGHMLQFDKTFPTLDCAACIGTPKMVDVGQHPNIELLSYSEVKSVSGYIGNYTVDVRKHPRYVREDACTGCGQCAENCPVTMASGWDAGIGTRKAIYRSFPQSVPITFCIDKKDRAPCVSACPAHANVQGYVQLIGQGKYEQALRLIMEKIPLPGVLGRVCPHPCETRCRRQEIDASVSIRELKRFVADAVDLDSFPLPEITPKQEKVAVIGSGPAGLTAAWDLARAGYQVTIFEAMEQLGGMLRYGIPDYRLPPGVLDREIAYVLKSGITAKTGQRLGREITLKFLEDEGFSAVFIGIGASGGKTPGIFGPGAEGVTDAVYFLRRVNAGDTTPPGSQVAVIGGGNVAVDAARTALRLGADSVTIVYRRDRGEMPAFAEEITEAEKEGIRLEVHAAPKGIIIEGGKVSGLECIRTRPGPPDEGGRRRPEPIAGSGFSISCDAVISAIGQQVLPDWEDAGISLECDAGSRIIINPETMQTCIPQVFAAGDAVTGPATAVEAIAAGHRAADSIRQYIEDPESLFPEKTVPEAAKPEPGDWTPLPEKIEPCARAETSELPLQTRDSGFDEVCTGLSAEQAVYEARRCLNCGGCCECMECVKACEANAIDHTMMPEEKEIRAGSIILTTGYDLLDPSSMHQYGYGRYPNVFTSLEFERLSNATGPTGGRIMMRDENWQFSKPPESVALLHCIGSRDANYHEYCSRVCCMYALKYSHLIKEKIGHHAQVYEFYIDMRCFGKNYEEFYKRCQQEGTVFIRGKVAEITDEPRSPEEQGKLVAIGEDTLLGRPVRVPVDMAVLCVAMEARAEAAEVGRIFGISQGADGFFLESHPKLGPMETPTDGVFVAGACQSPKDIPDTVAQASGAAAKSLALTSRGRVTISSMISHIDPDICIGCQTCIDLCPYGAIEFDARRGVSVVNEALCKGCGSCSGFCPSGAARVRHFQKKQILAEFDGLMDAISEVGV; encoded by the coding sequence ATGACCCAAGCCATTGTTCCCCAAATTTCCGCCGCGCCCCGCATTGGCTTTTACATTTGCCATTGCGGCATCAATATTGCCTACAAGGTCCGGGTCCAGGAGGTGGCGGCCTGGATGGCGAACCAGGCAAATGTCGTCATATCCCGGGATTACAAGTTCATGTGCTCGGATCCGGGACAGGAAATGATCGAAACCGACATCCGGGACTATGGATTAAACCGGGTAGTGGTGGCTTCCTGTTCTCCCCGGCTGCACGAGAAGACCTTTCAGAGCGTGTGCAGCAAGGCAGGCATCAACCCATATCTTTTTCAGATGGCCTCTGTACGCGAACAGGTCTCCTGGGTGACCGCAGATGAGGACGAGGCCACTCAAAAAGCCAAGACACTGGCAGCTGCCGCAGTCAACCGGGTCCGGTTTCACCGCCCCCTGCAGACCCGGGAAGTCGGGGTTCACCCGGACACCCTGGTTGTGGGCGGCGGAATTGCAGGCATGCAGGCAGCTCTCGATATTGCCGCAGGCGGGAAAAAGGTCTATTTGGTGGAAAAGGACACCACCATCGGCGGGCATATGCTTCAGTTTGACAAGACCTTTCCCACGCTTGACTGTGCGGCCTGCATCGGCACGCCCAAAATGGTGGACGTGGGTCAGCATCCCAACATCGAGCTGCTGTCCTACAGCGAGGTTAAATCCGTATCCGGCTATATCGGCAATTACACCGTAGACGTGCGCAAGCACCCCAGGTACGTCAGGGAGGACGCCTGCACCGGCTGCGGGCAATGCGCTGAAAATTGCCCGGTCACCATGGCAAGCGGCTGGGATGCGGGCATCGGCACCCGGAAGGCCATTTACCGCAGTTTCCCCCAGTCTGTGCCCATTACCTTCTGTATCGACAAAAAGGACCGGGCGCCATGCGTTTCTGCCTGCCCGGCCCATGCTAACGTCCAGGGATACGTCCAGCTTATCGGCCAGGGTAAGTATGAACAAGCCCTGCGGTTGATCATGGAAAAAATTCCCCTGCCCGGTGTGCTGGGACGGGTCTGCCCGCATCCGTGCGAAACCCGCTGCCGCCGCCAGGAAATCGATGCATCGGTATCCATCCGGGAGCTTAAACGCTTTGTTGCAGATGCCGTGGATCTCGATTCCTTCCCCCTGCCGGAAATCACACCGAAACAGGAAAAAGTGGCGGTTATCGGATCCGGTCCCGCGGGCCTGACCGCAGCCTGGGACCTGGCCCGGGCCGGATACCAGGTGACAATTTTCGAGGCCATGGAGCAGCTCGGCGGCATGCTCAGATATGGAATCCCTGACTACCGGCTGCCGCCCGGGGTTCTGGACCGGGAAATTGCATACGTGCTTAAAAGCGGAATTACGGCAAAAACCGGTCAGCGCCTCGGCCGGGAAATTACTTTGAAATTCCTGGAAGACGAAGGCTTTTCTGCGGTTTTTATCGGCATCGGTGCAAGCGGGGGCAAAACCCCGGGGATTTTCGGGCCGGGGGCTGAAGGGGTTACAGATGCAGTGTATTTTCTGCGCCGGGTCAATGCCGGGGACACGACCCCGCCCGGCTCACAGGTGGCGGTTATCGGCGGGGGCAACGTGGCCGTGGACGCGGCCCGGACCGCCCTGCGGCTGGGCGCGGACTCCGTTACCATCGTATACCGCCGGGACCGCGGGGAAATGCCGGCTTTTGCCGAAGAAATTACGGAAGCCGAAAAAGAGGGGATCCGGCTGGAAGTTCATGCCGCACCCAAAGGGATTATCATCGAAGGCGGCAAGGTCTCCGGCCTGGAATGCATCCGCACCCGGCCCGGCCCGCCGGATGAAGGCGGCCGCCGGAGACCCGAACCGATTGCCGGTTCCGGATTTTCCATTTCCTGCGATGCGGTCATCAGCGCCATCGGCCAACAGGTGCTCCCGGACTGGGAGGATGCCGGCATTTCTCTGGAATGTGACGCGGGAAGCCGAATCATCATTAACCCGGAAACCATGCAGACCTGTATCCCACAAGTATTTGCAGCCGGAGACGCGGTAACCGGCCCGGCTACCGCCGTCGAAGCCATTGCCGCCGGACACCGGGCAGCAGACAGCATCCGGCAATACATTGAAGACCCGGAATCCCTCTTCCCTGAGAAAACCGTCCCGGAAGCCGCAAAACCGGAACCCGGTGACTGGACGCCCCTGCCTGAAAAAATTGAACCCTGCGCCCGGGCCGAAACCTCTGAATTGCCGCTGCAGACCCGCGATAGCGGGTTTGACGAGGTCTGCACCGGCCTGAGCGCCGAGCAGGCAGTATATGAAGCCCGTCGATGCCTGAACTGCGGGGGTTGCTGCGAATGCATGGAATGCGTAAAAGCCTGCGAGGCCAATGCCATTGATCATACCATGATGCCCGAAGAAAAGGAAATCCGGGCGGGAAGTATCATCCTGACCACCGGATATGATCTGCTGGATCCCTCTTCCATGCACCAGTACGGCTATGGCCGTTATCCCAACGTCTTTACCAGCCTGGAATTCGAGCGCCTCAGCAACGCCACCGGCCCCACGGGCGGCCGGATCATGATGCGTGACGAGAACTGGCAATTTTCAAAACCGCCCGAAAGCGTTGCCCTGCTTCACTGCATCGGCAGCCGGGACGCCAATTACCACGAATACTGCAGCCGGGTCTGCTGCATGTATGCGCTCAAATATTCCCACCTGATTAAGGAAAAGATCGGGCATCACGCGCAGGTATATGAGTTTTATATCGACATGCGCTGCTTTGGTAAAAACTACGAGGAGTTTTACAAGCGATGCCAGCAGGAGGGCACGGTTTTTATCCGGGGGAAAGTGGCGGAAATCACGGATGAACCCCGAAGCCCGGAGGAGCAGGGCAAGCTCGTGGCAATCGGCGAGGACACGCTGCTGGGCCGGCCGGTCCGGGTACCGGTAGATATGGCTGTTCTGTGCGTGGCCATGGAGGCGCGGGCCGAGGCCGCTGAAGTGGGACGCATCTTCGGCATTTCCCAGGGGGCGGACGGGTTTTTCCTGGAATCGCATCCCAAGCTGGGGCCGATGGAGACGCCCACAGACGGGGTATTTGTGGCCGGGGCCTGCCAGTCGCCAAAAGATATTCCGGACACCGTGGCTCAGGCTTCGGGTGCGGCAGCCAAATCCCTTGCACTGACATCCCGCGGCCGGGTGACCATCTCATCGATGATCTCCCATATTGACCCGGACATCTGCATCGGCTGCCAGACATGCATTGATTTGTGCCCCTACGGGGCCATTGAATTTGACGCGCGCCGGGGCGTGTCCGTTGTTAACGAAGCGCTATGCAAGGGATGCGGGAGCTGCTCGGGCTTTTGTCCCAGCGGGGCCGCGCGTGTTCGTCATTTCCAGAAAAAACAGATCCTGGCTGAATTTGACGGACTGATGGACGCCATTTCTGAAGTCGGCGTATAA